The window agtacctaatggcagtcaggctacctctggtgagcacatggagggctgtgcggccccccaaagaaatgccaccccacaccatgactgacccactgccaaaccggtcatgctggaggatgttgcaggcagcagaacgttctccacggcatctccaaactctgtcacatgtgctcagtgtgaacctgctttcatctgtgaagagcacagggcgccagtggcgaatttttcaatcttggtgttctctggcaaataccaaacgtcctgcacggtgttgggctgtaagcacaaaccccacctgtggacgtcgggccctcataccaccctcatggagtctgctcaaacggtcagaaacagacatgcacatttgtgacctgctggaggtcattttgcagggctctggcagtgctcctccttgcacaaaggcggaggtagcggtcctgctgctgggttgttgccctcctacggcctcctccacgtctcctgatgtactggcctgtctcctggtagcgcctccatgctctggacactacgctgacagacacagcaaaccttcttgccacagctcacattaatgtgtcatcctggatggctgcactacctgagccacttgtgtgggttgtagactccgtctcatgctaccactagagtgaaagcaccgccagcattcaaaagtgaccaaaacatcagccaggaagcataggaactgagaagtggtctgtggtcaccacctgcagaaccactcctttattgggggtgtcttgctaattgcctataatttccacctgttttctattccatttgcacaacagcatgtgaaatttattgtcagtgttgcttcctaagtggacagtttgatttcacagaagtgtgattgacttggagttacattgttgtttaagtgttcccttttttttaGCAGTTTATATTTATTCCATTTTGAATCCAGGATGTGacaacaatgtggaataagtcaaggggtatgaatactttctgaaggcactgtatgctttTGTATGTATACAGTACCCACTTCCTTTCAAAATGAcagctctctcctgtctccatggTAGTTGTGAGTCTtagtcacaggaggttggtggcaccttaattgtggaggacgggctcatggtaatggctggagcggaatgagtggactggtatcaaatacatcaaacatggtttccatgtgtttgatgccatgcCATTTGCTCTGTTCGAGATATTATTacgagccatcctcccctcagcagcctccactgctgttaGTCCATGGGATCCTGGCAGTGTGTGCAGTAGGCCATGTCATCAGAGTAGGGTTCCACCTGGATGGTGGTTCTGTAGAAACCAAACTTGGTTTGGAGGATCTCTGTAGCCTCCTTAAGGACACTCTGGGGATCGGCATTCTCCTCTGGGAAACAACAATGGCCATAACAGATGTCAACAATCGTGCTTTTTGGGCTGTAATGTCTAATAGTTTAGTTGCTTGTGTCAACTGGTTTCTTTTGGCCACTACTGGCAGCATGTGAATCAACATGGTAGATTGTGCACGCACAATCTAAATGGAGTGATGTCATGTGTCAGACTAAGGGAGGCTGGGTCTCACCGATGGCTACATGGACGGAGACCAGGGTCTGTCCCGCGGTCAAGGCCCACAGGCGCAGGTTGTGCATAGACTTCACCATCTTCAGAGACAGCAACACCTCCTTCACCGAGTTAAACTCTATTCCCTTAGGAGCCCCTGTAGAATGAGGACAGAGGCCTAGCCCGTTCAAAAAAGCTAATGGGACACGAGGCAATGCTTTATTGTGCATTTTTATATAAATAAATGAATTGACAAACTGAGGAAAATGTCTGAATAAACAATTTTATTGTTTTGAATTCACCTTGGCTCACTTCAGAGCAGGAGAAACAGAAAAGCCTGTTGAGTTTACCTTCCATGAGTATCCTGAAAACATCCCTGAGTATGGTGATTGTGGTCCCAAGGACAAACACAGAGAAGAGGAAGGTACAAATGGGATCTGCTACTTTGTATTCAGGCTGCAACAGAAGGTCCACAGGAGAGAGAATGACACAAGCAGAAGACAGTGGCATCAGAGGGTGATGGGGTGCTGCTCTACTGATGCCATAACACATTAGGCCACTTGGATCACAGGGAGGGTTTCTAATGGAAGAGCAACATCTTGCAGGGTGATGAGACGTTAACCCCTTCCTACTGAGACTGAGCGACATCAATAGCACAACAGTTGTATCTCTCCAAATGGTATATTGTTAGATGTCAATTTACGACTTTTTGCCCAAGAACCTGACATTTTCAGTGAACATGAAGATGTTGcactgtaaataaatacagtatgggcctcccaagtggtgcagtgctagctgtgccactagagaccctggttcgaatccaggctctgtcgcagccggccacgacagggagacccatggggcggcgcacaatttgcccagcgtcctctgggttaggagagggtttggccggcagggatgttcttgtcccatcgcccACTAGCGATTCCTGTGGCCGGACGGGTGCAATGCACGccgacacggttgccaggtgtacggcgtttcgcagacacattggtgcggctggcttccgggttaagcgggcattgtgtcaagaagcagtgcggcttggctgggttgtgtttcggaggacgcacggctctcgaccttcgcctaccccgagtccgtacaggagttacagcaatgggacaagactaactaccaattggataccacgaaaaaggggagTAAAAGGGTTCTAAAAATGTTATGTTatactgtaaaataaatacagtataacATGAGCCATAATGTAAGTGTACTGTAAGGTGTAAACACTAGTATTTGTTACTGACCCTGTAGAAGATGACGATAGCAGCCACTAGGACCCCAACACTCTGTAGGAGATCTCCCAACACGTGAATGAAGGCTGCTCTCACACTGGTGTTGCCATGGCCATGACCCAGCAGGGTGTGGGAGTGGCCCACATGGGAGTGGCCGTGACCCAAAGGGCTCTGCCCGTTCTCGTCTATTTGCTGGTAGCCTGAGCTCTGGGCATGgaaggtggtggagtggtggaggatGTATGCCATGCtaaaggagggagggaatagaggaTGATACATGTCCATAGTCTAAAGTTCTTTTGTCTTTATCCTTAAGTTTATATACGCTGATGAACATTAAAAAAGACAACATAGCAGAATGGCTGACACCAGCTAAGGTATTTGTTTCACTATGTGCATTTTGTTCCCCAATCAAGTGCAGATGATTAGAACTAAGCTATAAAGCCGTGAGAATGAACCACTCACATGATGTTTACTATGACGGCACAACCGGAGGTGATGAGCATCGCTTGACTGTTGATCTCAAAGTCGTTCTTGACTATCCTCTCAATGGCCAGGTAAACCAGCACCCCAGTCACTATCCAGATGGACATCACTGACACCAGCGCTCCTAGGATCTCTGTGGGGGTTGGAGACAGTGACAATCAGTACCACGCATCTGTTGAtccatcattttagagaattgaGACCCTGGCTATTACTATTCAGCTATGACAACATTCACCATGTGTTCTGGGGACTAAATGGGAAAGTATCTTCAAAGATGTTTTAAGCTGGTACGTCATGGGCCTAACCTGAGCGGTGCCATCCAAAGGTCATGGTTTTGGTGGGTGGTCTAGAGGAGATCCAC is drawn from Oncorhynchus tshawytscha isolate Ot180627B linkage group LG05, Otsh_v2.0, whole genome shotgun sequence and contains these coding sequences:
- the slc30a2 gene encoding zinc transporter 2; amino-acid sequence: MNMDTTVNSGRNSEKSHLVHEMNAKMYSLKSSSSDSKEDYPNFPLEKEDVAGAIKLKQPVGAHCHDNKAVSEENHDMLLAKKKLYIASIVCLIFMIGEIIGGYLAHSLAIMTDAAHLLTDFGSMMVSLFSLWISSRPPTKTMTFGWHRSEILGALVSVMSIWIVTGVLVYLAIERIVKNDFEINSQAMLITSGCAVIVNIIMAYILHHSTTFHAQSSGYQQIDENGQSPLGHGHSHVGHSHTLLGHGHGNTSVRAAFIHVLGDLLQSVGVLVAAIVIFYRPEYKVADPICTFLFSVFVLGTTITILRDVFRILMEGAPKGIEFNSVKEVLLSLKMVKSMHNLRLWALTAGQTLVSVHVAIEENADPQSVLKEATEILQTKFGFYRTTIQVEPYSDDMAYCTHCQDPMD